A genomic window from Nitrospinota bacterium includes:
- a CDS encoding thioredoxin domain-containing protein, whose protein sequence is MKHIFAILLALAFLIPAPSFADNKIRGNYEVIGDLEKLKGATSIELKEFFNYSCGHCYKFLETSKGLKEKYKDKLHHIKFPIYWGSQTPYPSMAFYIADGLGMEEKFTQDLFDTNFKLNINVFQSKVIKFLAKDHGIEKEMEAGMLSPKIKAKAQECLELAKKYNANETPTLIINDVLKVTPSISKGDVDVMTKNLDLIFQDVLGYNK, encoded by the coding sequence ATGAAACACATTTTCGCCATTCTGCTTGCACTCGCTTTCCTGATCCCAGCGCCTTCGTTTGCGGACAATAAAATCCGTGGCAACTATGAAGTGATCGGCGACCTGGAAAAATTGAAAGGCGCTACAAGCATTGAGCTAAAAGAATTTTTTAACTATTCCTGCGGCCATTGCTATAAGTTTCTGGAAACCTCCAAAGGACTCAAGGAAAAATATAAGGATAAATTGCATCACATCAAATTCCCCATCTACTGGGGCAGTCAAACCCCTTACCCATCGATGGCCTTCTATATCGCTGACGGACTGGGCATGGAGGAAAAGTTCACTCAGGACCTTTTCGATACCAATTTCAAGCTGAATATCAATGTTTTTCAGTCAAAAGTGATAAAGTTTCTGGCCAAGGACCACGGCATCGAAAAGGAAATGGAAGCCGGCATGCTGTCTCCAAAAATCAAGGCTAAAGCCCAGGAATGCCTGGAATTAGCCAAAAAGTACAACGCCAATGAAACCCCTACTCTCATTATCAACGATGTTCTAAAAGTGACTCCCAGTATCTCGAAAGGGGATGTGGATGTAATGACTAAAAATTTAGACCTTATTTTTCAAGACGTTTTGGGTTATAATAAATAA
- a CDS encoding thioredoxin domain-containing protein, with translation MMDDLKNAQIHDAMSQLHSMQSVVLKEKILDQLVKKHPDFLDDGAVKVTDKQIAEFYENTPGVKQLGNPEKMKDEIREYLERVTRDSYIEKKYQYALNKKWVQIYLKPPSEFRVVAELGTASLWNRSDVKKDRKVLILEYSDFQCPFCKRVQKTLDELRKKYSEQVEFGYRHFPLPFHKEATTLAEAVECARDQGRFWELQSILYEKTDDAQALTETDIIQLARQAGVKELKDFQTCWKERKYKTRVTDDIRDGAQLGIQGTPTFVVGLYDSESGTVSGEMFSGAVSQDKFVQTIEKYLALSRAEAKLVR, from the coding sequence ATGATGGATGATCTGAAAAATGCCCAGATCCATGACGCCATGTCCCAGCTTCACAGCATGCAATCCGTGGTATTGAAAGAGAAAATACTCGATCAGCTCGTTAAAAAGCACCCTGATTTTTTGGATGACGGCGCTGTAAAAGTTACGGATAAGCAGATCGCTGAATTTTATGAAAATACCCCTGGCGTCAAGCAACTGGGCAATCCTGAAAAAATGAAAGATGAGATTCGCGAGTATCTCGAAAGAGTTACCAGGGATTCTTATATTGAAAAAAAATATCAGTATGCTCTTAATAAGAAATGGGTCCAAATTTACTTAAAACCTCCCAGTGAGTTCAGGGTGGTCGCAGAGTTGGGAACCGCGTCTTTGTGGAACCGCTCGGATGTGAAAAAAGACAGAAAAGTTTTAATCCTGGAATATTCAGATTTTCAATGTCCTTTTTGCAAACGGGTGCAGAAGACTCTCGACGAGTTGCGTAAAAAATATTCCGAACAGGTTGAGTTTGGTTACCGTCATTTCCCACTGCCGTTTCATAAAGAAGCAACAACCCTTGCGGAAGCTGTAGAGTGCGCGAGGGATCAGGGACGATTTTGGGAGCTTCAGTCCATCTTGTATGAAAAAACCGATGATGCTCAAGCGCTGACCGAGACCGACATCATTCAATTAGCCCGGCAAGCAGGGGTCAAGGAATTAAAGGATTTTCAAACCTGTTGGAAGGAAAGAAAATATAAAACCCGGGTAACGGACGATATCCGCGATGGGGCTCAGCTGGGCATTCAGGGAACGCCAACGTTTGTTGTTGGGCTTTACGATTCGGAAAGCGGGACGGTTTCAGGGGAGATGTTTTCTGGAGCGGTTTCCCAGGATAAGTTTGTTCAAACCATCGAGAAATATCTCGCCTTATCTCGTGCCGAGGCAAAACTGGTTCGGTAA
- a CDS encoding multiheme c-type cytochrome: MNVLLFWAVVTVSGSGMAASKATDPENEPRQILIVYSGNTLGELKPCGCSKEEDQGGIERRMGYMEAVRTRAKNTLIVDTGDNFKEPTRQGKIKAKYLMQAMSEMKYDAVTFGDHDFVYGNAFISEQEGIPWVLSNMESSLPIAKVRVKAFGENLNAAVIAVADPDLLYGSHHSEMQVTNPKEAVESQIRALAKTKTPDLIVLLTHMDRDKALRYLDIEGVDVVINGHIEKDTDAIDMNPVLKNGKIFVQPGPRGQKMGELLVTFEVQRKGSHDNQKTLSGVSKPALREGVDSQGQKSFAQKMIPLGSRVAISPKMTALYEVYNQEVEELFFTSLSQRKNNKKKLFATETVCKTCHPKAHKTWQHSRHGKAYNTLRKVNKAFDPECLACHVTGWNQAGGFISEIDTPELENVQCEVCHGPALNHSEAPAAGFGQNARQACKNCHVKNHSPRFNFDTYWEKIKH, encoded by the coding sequence ATGAACGTCCTGCTTTTTTGGGCCGTTGTGACCGTTTCTGGATCGGGCATGGCCGCTTCAAAGGCAACTGATCCTGAAAATGAGCCCCGACAGATCCTCATCGTTTATTCAGGCAATACCCTCGGTGAATTGAAACCCTGCGGTTGTTCCAAGGAGGAAGATCAGGGGGGCATCGAGCGCCGGATGGGTTATATGGAAGCGGTCCGAACCCGCGCAAAAAACACACTGATCGTTGATACCGGTGACAACTTCAAGGAACCCACCCGCCAGGGAAAAATTAAAGCCAAGTACCTGATGCAAGCCATGAGTGAGATGAAATATGACGCAGTGACTTTTGGCGATCACGATTTCGTTTACGGGAATGCTTTTATCAGCGAGCAGGAAGGAATTCCCTGGGTTTTGAGTAATATGGAGTCCTCCCTGCCCATCGCCAAGGTACGGGTCAAAGCTTTCGGTGAAAATTTAAACGCGGCAGTGATCGCTGTCGCCGACCCGGATCTGCTTTACGGAAGCCATCATTCAGAGATGCAGGTGACAAATCCCAAAGAAGCGGTGGAATCACAAATCCGTGCGCTTGCAAAAACAAAAACCCCTGATCTTATCGTGCTTCTCACCCATATGGACCGGGACAAGGCCCTGCGCTATCTGGATATTGAAGGTGTCGATGTGGTGATCAACGGCCATATAGAAAAAGATACAGATGCCATTGACATGAACCCAGTGCTTAAAAACGGTAAAATTTTTGTCCAGCCGGGTCCCAGAGGACAAAAAATGGGCGAACTGCTGGTCACCTTTGAGGTTCAGCGAAAAGGTTCGCATGACAACCAGAAAACGTTGTCTGGCGTGAGTAAACCCGCCCTCCGCGAAGGAGTGGACTCGCAGGGACAAAAATCGTTTGCACAAAAAATGATCCCCCTGGGTTCCAGGGTTGCCATCAGCCCGAAAATGACCGCATTATACGAAGTCTACAACCAAGAGGTCGAGGAACTGTTCTTCACCTCCTTATCCCAACGCAAGAATAATAAGAAAAAATTGTTTGCGACGGAAACGGTATGCAAAACCTGTCATCCCAAAGCCCATAAAACCTGGCAACATTCCCGCCACGGAAAGGCTTATAATACGCTGAGAAAGGTCAACAAGGCTTTTGACCCTGAATGCCTCGCGTGTCACGTCACCGGGTGGAATCAAGCGGGAGGGTTTATCAGTGAAATCGACACGCCCGAGCTTGAAAACGTTCAATGCGAGGTTTGTCATGGGCCGGCGTTGAACCACTCCGAAGCCCCGGCGGCGGGATTCGGCCAGAATGCTCGGCAAGCCTGCAAAAACTGCCACGTCAAAAACCATAGTCCCCGGTTCAACTTCGATACATACTGGGAAAAAATTAAACATTAA
- a CDS encoding Mrp/NBP35 family ATP-binding protein yields the protein MVVTGECRLLHTCEMCEFNNDTDCKADKNEHNRWLVNKRMGDIKFKLIVGSNKGGVGKSTVTTNLAIALQEKGFKVGLADADLHGPNVPKLLNAENIRLKSTEEGIDPYETRNGLKVASLGFLIEDPNMHIAWRDAVKYDFIIELLGNINWGTLDYLLFDLPPGTGNEQITIIDFIGDVDGAVIVTTPQDMALLDARKMISFARDSNVPIVGVVENMSTLICPHCEKDIDVFKKGGGERLAQELVLPYLGKIPLDLEITKCSDSGEPIVLSKPDSVAAKAFLQLADNCHKFLNPEASVTAG from the coding sequence ATGGTAGTAACAGGAGAATGCAGGCTCCTTCACACATGCGAGATGTGTGAGTTTAATAATGATACCGATTGCAAAGCCGACAAAAATGAACACAACCGCTGGCTTGTTAATAAGCGGATGGGTGATATTAAGTTCAAATTGATTGTCGGCAGTAATAAAGGCGGCGTTGGGAAAAGCACGGTGACAACCAACCTCGCCATTGCCCTTCAGGAAAAAGGCTTCAAGGTGGGTCTTGCCGATGCCGATTTACACGGTCCCAACGTTCCCAAGTTATTAAACGCCGAAAATATCCGCCTGAAGTCTACCGAGGAAGGCATTGATCCTTACGAAACACGCAACGGCCTCAAAGTCGCCTCATTAGGTTTTCTGATTGAAGATCCCAATATGCACATCGCCTGGCGCGATGCTGTCAAATACGATTTTATTATAGAATTGCTGGGCAATATCAATTGGGGGACACTGGACTATTTGCTCTTCGACCTTCCGCCTGGAACCGGGAACGAACAGATCACCATCATCGATTTTATCGGAGACGTCGATGGGGCGGTCATCGTGACCACTCCACAGGATATGGCTCTGCTGGACGCCAGAAAGATGATCTCTTTCGCCAGAGACAGTAATGTCCCGATCGTGGGTGTGGTCGAAAATATGAGCACACTCATCTGTCCTCATTGTGAAAAAGATATTGACGTGTTTAAAAAGGGCGGGGGAGAAAGACTTGCGCAGGAGCTGGTGCTTCCCTATCTGGGGAAAATTCCGCTGGATTTGGAAATCACCAAATGCTCGGACAGCGGGGAACCGATTGTTCTATCGAAACCCGACTCTGTCGCCGCCAAAGCCTTCTTGCAACTGGCGGACAACTGCCATAAATTTCTTAACCCAGAGGCTTCAGTAACCGCAGGTTAA
- a CDS encoding S41 family peptidase has translation MSKAINKRFLGGLAVVLLTVLFVFPSGLPRVGKLMVPDAHAGFFNDDLELFDEVIDLIADKYVYPPNFKKLFSVAIDEMLATADQGSLVLQKTSDGQKIQGRKLQVQYDLNYDPSHDMASFRKVYYFLQDEVQGKFSKQALETAAVVGIMNSLDPYSQYLDESAFDKSMRDTEGKYGGLGMIVTQKDEQLRVIKTMKNGPAHRAGILPQDTFIKVNGQDVNGIQIHELAEMLRGYPNTKVTLSLTRPSENKEKTYTLTREIISIETVNYETLDEGIGYIKISSFSKQTDDQLKEALAQAKSDGVKAFILDLRDNPGGLLNQSVKVASHFLYRGRMIVYTQGRRKGDYKEYRAEYKDSLLHMPVVILVNRHSASASEIVAGALRDSGKALIIGENSYGKGSVQTIFRISDGSGLRLTTSKYFTPSGIDITEHGIVPEIKIVKEIDPREAVGPENLIPDKQGIQTPSIQLKESDLKKYFKENGVKNADNDVNLQFAHRVLKNLTIANKKQTLDKARQIAANIHY, from the coding sequence ATGTCCAAAGCAATCAATAAGAGGTTTTTAGGTGGGTTGGCTGTCGTTCTTTTGACCGTCCTGTTCGTTTTCCCGTCGGGGCTCCCCAGGGTGGGGAAACTCATGGTACCGGACGCGCATGCGGGCTTTTTCAACGACGATCTCGAGTTATTTGATGAAGTCATTGATTTGATAGCCGACAAATATGTCTACCCGCCCAATTTCAAAAAATTATTCTCCGTAGCCATTGATGAAATGCTGGCCACTGCAGATCAGGGAAGCCTCGTTTTGCAAAAAACCTCCGATGGCCAAAAAATCCAGGGTCGTAAATTGCAAGTCCAATACGATCTGAATTATGACCCGTCACACGACATGGCCTCTTTTAGAAAGGTCTATTACTTCCTCCAGGATGAGGTGCAAGGAAAATTTTCCAAACAGGCATTGGAAACTGCCGCAGTCGTCGGAATTATGAATTCCCTCGATCCCTACTCACAGTATCTGGACGAAAGCGCTTTTGACAAATCCATGCGCGATACGGAAGGTAAATATGGTGGGCTGGGAATGATCGTCACTCAAAAGGACGAGCAACTCCGGGTCATCAAAACCATGAAAAATGGACCGGCGCATCGGGCGGGAATTCTTCCCCAGGATACTTTCATAAAGGTCAATGGTCAGGATGTGAACGGGATACAAATCCATGAGCTGGCTGAAATGCTGCGGGGATATCCCAATACCAAGGTGACCCTCTCTTTGACTCGCCCCAGCGAAAATAAAGAAAAAACTTATACCCTGACCCGGGAAATCATTTCCATTGAAACCGTAAATTACGAAACCCTTGATGAAGGGATCGGTTACATTAAAATATCAAGTTTTTCCAAACAAACGGATGACCAATTAAAAGAGGCCCTGGCCCAGGCAAAAAGTGACGGCGTGAAAGCTTTCATCCTGGATTTGCGAGACAATCCCGGCGGTCTGCTGAATCAGTCTGTCAAGGTAGCCAGCCATTTCCTTTATCGCGGTCGCATGATCGTCTATACTCAGGGACGACGAAAGGGCGACTACAAAGAATACCGGGCGGAATACAAAGACAGTCTGTTGCATATGCCGGTCGTTATCCTCGTCAACCGACACAGCGCCAGCGCTTCGGAGATCGTTGCCGGAGCCTTGCGAGATTCCGGAAAGGCGTTGATCATCGGGGAAAATTCTTACGGCAAGGGGTCGGTGCAAACTATTTTCCGGATCAGCGATGGGTCCGGCCTCAGGCTCACCACTTCAAAATACTTCACGCCTTCGGGAATCGATATTACCGAACATGGCATCGTCCCCGAAATCAAGATCGTCAAGGAAATTGACCCCAGGGAAGCAGTGGGACCGGAAAACTTGATCCCCGACAAGCAAGGCATTCAAACCCCTTCCATCCAGCTCAAGGAATCGGATTTGAAAAAATATTTCAAGGAAAATGGAGTGAAAAATGCTGATAATGACGTCAACCTGCAATTCGCTCATAGAGTTCTTAAAAACTTGACGATTGCTAACAAAAAGCAAACACTTGACAAAGCCAGGCAAATTGCGGCAAATATTCATTATTAA
- a CDS encoding protein-disulfide reductase DsbD family protein, protein MFLIRPFQRSVLYLLTGLSVLIVAALIFPASSTFAFQSFEEFSRSKNNISSINVTPSTDPVEAKPGENFDLHLWVQLSEGWHIYSLESQGKDETLATQIHFRENIFQPKDHWIEPEPIITLDGALDKVVKVHQNAVRFSRRLRVPSHLKPGTHAISGTIEFRACDNKICSLPREVGFQTKLRVLGDE, encoded by the coding sequence ATGTTCTTGATCCGTCCTTTTCAGAGATCCGTTTTATATTTATTGACCGGGTTGAGTGTGCTGATCGTTGCCGCATTGATTTTCCCAGCCTCTTCAACTTTTGCTTTCCAGTCTTTTGAAGAGTTTTCCCGATCCAAGAACAATATTTCCAGCATCAATGTTACCCCTTCCACTGACCCTGTCGAGGCGAAACCGGGCGAGAATTTTGACCTGCATCTATGGGTGCAGTTGTCCGAGGGATGGCATATTTATTCCCTGGAATCCCAAGGCAAGGACGAAACCCTGGCCACGCAAATTCATTTCCGCGAAAATATTTTTCAGCCGAAAGATCATTGGATAGAACCTGAGCCCATCATTACCTTGGATGGGGCTTTAGACAAAGTGGTTAAAGTTCATCAAAACGCAGTCCGGTTCAGCCGCAGACTGAGGGTTCCGAGTCATCTCAAACCCGGAACGCATGCCATTTCCGGGACCATCGAGTTTCGAGCCTGCGATAATAAAATATGTTCCCTGCCCAGAGAAGTTGGTTTTCAAACAAAACTCCGGGTGCTGGGAGACGAATAA
- a CDS encoding CBS domain-containing protein: MQVITTHLNADFDCLASMVAAKKLYPQAKMVFSGSAEKMVHRYLQEMNSALEITKIKEIDLDKVSLLILVDTQNPARIGVFQSLINKPDVEVHIYDHHPEVGKEIQAAKAVVKKRGAATTILMEILAENKITLTSQESTLMALGIYEDTHSLISISTTPEDFHAVANLVQTGADLNVVDEYVQTRLNREQLDVLNELIRNIESLHINGVEITLATATVDYFVEDLAYVVSRMMDLENLSALLILVQMDRRVYFIGRSRTKAIDLAQVAREFDGGGHANAAAASIREMTLVQAKEELFRVLEEKVEPLCRVRDIMHFPVVCVQKEDSIQAVEKKLTLFNLNTLPVMVKNVPVGLITRQIVEKALHHKLGKTSAEDLMIQEFSVTSPDSYFRTIVPMIIEEKQKLIPVVDVKSGELEGIVSRGDLLRVLQGDLISEEESRKTGGLGGRGGHKNVKSVMKERLDKKVMGLFECITKMADGDHCSVYVVGGFVRDLLLGIPNLDVDIVVEGDGIDFARKLAAELKGRVKTHAKFGTSVIILEDGFRVDVATARMEFYKHPAALPTVERSSVKADLFRRDFTVNSLAIQLTGKDAFKLMDYFNGEKDLKDKMIRVLHNLSFIEDPCRIFRAIRFEQRHGFQIGKQTEAFMKTAVKKRLVDKLSGSRFLNELFLILKEDQPVPCIRRMMEFSLLQFISPGMLADVSGMKTLERVREVLSWAKMVPFVKTPEAWFIYFMGLFYDLDDQAVPQAVERLRLPMRLQKRLETDLENCKEAIEHLARKKELGPAEIYEIFSPLSPEAIVFMLTLLDDDRVNHYATLYLTQYHDLGKLFLTGDDLIRMGVKPGPIFQTVFKTLRDARVDGKVKTRQDEMALVQKQFLQ; the protein is encoded by the coding sequence ATGCAAGTGATCACAACACATTTAAATGCCGATTTTGACTGCCTGGCTTCCATGGTGGCGGCGAAAAAACTATATCCTCAGGCGAAAATGGTTTTTTCCGGTTCCGCCGAGAAAATGGTGCATCGCTATTTGCAGGAGATGAATTCGGCGTTGGAGATTACGAAGATCAAAGAAATCGATCTTGATAAGGTCTCTTTATTGATTCTGGTGGATACTCAGAACCCCGCCCGCATTGGTGTATTTCAATCCCTGATCAATAAACCGGACGTGGAAGTTCACATCTACGATCATCATCCTGAAGTGGGGAAGGAAATTCAAGCCGCCAAGGCCGTCGTGAAAAAAAGGGGCGCCGCGACCACGATCCTGATGGAAATCCTGGCAGAAAATAAGATCACTTTAACCAGTCAAGAAAGCACGCTCATGGCTTTGGGGATTTACGAAGATACGCATTCCCTGATCTCCATTTCCACAACCCCGGAAGATTTTCATGCTGTGGCAAACCTAGTCCAAACGGGCGCTGATTTGAATGTGGTGGACGAGTATGTCCAGACGCGGTTGAACCGCGAACAGCTGGATGTGCTCAACGAGCTTATCCGCAATATTGAATCGTTGCATATTAATGGGGTGGAAATAACGCTGGCCACGGCAACGGTGGATTATTTTGTCGAGGATCTTGCTTACGTGGTAAGCCGAATGATGGACTTGGAAAATCTCTCCGCATTATTGATTCTTGTGCAAATGGATCGGCGCGTTTATTTTATCGGGCGTAGCCGCACCAAGGCCATTGATCTCGCTCAGGTTGCCCGAGAGTTTGATGGGGGAGGGCACGCCAATGCGGCGGCTGCGAGTATTCGCGAGATGACTCTGGTTCAGGCCAAGGAAGAGTTGTTTCGCGTTCTGGAGGAAAAAGTAGAACCGCTTTGTCGGGTCAGGGATATCATGCATTTTCCCGTTGTCTGTGTCCAAAAGGAAGATTCGATTCAAGCGGTTGAAAAAAAATTGACCTTATTCAATCTGAATACGCTTCCGGTTATGGTTAAAAATGTGCCTGTGGGGTTGATCACCCGGCAAATTGTGGAAAAAGCCCTGCACCATAAACTGGGAAAAACCAGTGCCGAGGATCTGATGATTCAGGAGTTTTCCGTAACATCCCCTGACTCCTATTTTAGAACCATCGTTCCCATGATTATTGAAGAGAAGCAAAAACTCATTCCCGTGGTCGATGTAAAAAGCGGCGAGTTGGAGGGTATCGTCAGCCGTGGAGACCTGCTCCGCGTTTTGCAAGGCGATTTGATTTCCGAAGAAGAATCAAGGAAAACAGGAGGTCTCGGGGGGAGGGGCGGGCATAAAAATGTCAAGAGTGTGATGAAAGAACGGCTCGATAAAAAAGTGATGGGTCTTTTTGAATGCATCACCAAAATGGCCGACGGGGATCATTGTTCCGTTTATGTCGTCGGCGGATTTGTCCGCGATTTACTGCTGGGTATTCCCAACCTCGACGTTGATATTGTGGTCGAAGGCGACGGGATTGACTTTGCCAGGAAGTTGGCGGCAGAGCTGAAGGGGAGGGTGAAAACTCATGCCAAATTTGGCACGTCTGTCATCATTCTGGAGGATGGGTTTCGTGTCGACGTGGCCACGGCGCGGATGGAATTTTACAAACATCCCGCCGCGCTGCCAACAGTTGAGAGAAGTTCTGTCAAGGCGGATCTGTTTCGCCGCGACTTTACAGTCAACAGCCTGGCCATTCAGTTGACTGGCAAAGACGCCTTCAAGCTCATGGACTATTTTAATGGAGAAAAGGACCTTAAGGACAAGATGATCCGGGTGCTCCATAATTTAAGTTTTATCGAAGATCCCTGCCGGATCTTCCGCGCCATTCGGTTTGAGCAACGGCACGGTTTTCAAATTGGCAAGCAAACGGAAGCGTTCATGAAGACCGCCGTTAAAAAGAGGCTGGTGGATAAATTGAGCGGTTCCCGGTTTTTGAACGAACTCTTCCTCATTTTGAAAGAGGACCAGCCGGTGCCCTGCATTCGGCGTATGATGGAGTTTTCCCTGTTGCAGTTCATTTCCCCTGGGATGCTTGCGGATGTTTCCGGCATGAAAACTCTGGAACGGGTGAGGGAAGTCTTATCCTGGGCAAAAATGGTTCCCTTTGTTAAAACGCCGGAGGCCTGGTTTATTTATTTTATGGGTTTGTTTTATGATCTGGATGACCAGGCGGTCCCGCAAGCGGTGGAACGATTACGTCTGCCGATGCGATTGCAAAAACGGCTGGAAACAGATCTGGAAAATTGCAAAGAAGCCATAGAGCATTTGGCCAGGAAAAAGGAGTTGGGGCCTGCTGAAATTTATGAAATTTTTTCTCCGCTATCCCCGGAAGCAATTGTTTTTATGCTGACGCTGTTGGACGACGATAGGGTCAATCACTATGCCACCCTTTACCTCACTCAGTATCACGATCTTGGTAAATTATTTCTTACGGGAGACGATCTGATACGCATGGGGGTGAAACCCGGTCCCATATTCCAAACCGTTTTCAAGACCTTGCGAGATGCCAGGGTCGATGGCAAGGTGAAAACCAGGCAGGATGAAATGGCGCTGGTGCAAAAACAGTTTCTGCAATAA
- a CDS encoding DUF4399 domain-containing protein, with amino-acid sequence MRNFSVKFFTILVILFVFGITAASAGNSVKITEPPNGAVVSSPVKVCMETHGVEVEPAKNGVNDGKGHHHLLIDTELPSDLSKPIGKDAQHVHMGDGSTCKELTLDAGKHSISALFAKGNHVPYDPAITTKIEITVK; translated from the coding sequence ATGCGTAATTTTTCAGTTAAATTTTTCACAATCCTGGTAATTCTTTTCGTTTTTGGCATTACAGCGGCCTCTGCGGGCAATTCGGTAAAAATCACTGAACCCCCTAACGGCGCTGTCGTTTCAAGCCCTGTTAAAGTTTGCATGGAAACTCATGGCGTTGAGGTTGAACCGGCTAAAAACGGCGTCAATGACGGTAAAGGCCACCATCATTTACTGATTGACACTGAGCTTCCCAGTGACCTCAGCAAACCCATTGGAAAAGATGCTCAGCATGTTCACATGGGCGATGGTTCCACCTGCAAAGAGCTTACGTTAGACGCTGGCAAGCACAGCATCAGCGCTTTGTTCGCCAAGGGAAACCATGTTCCTTATGACCCTGCGATCACGACTAAAATCGAAATCACAGTAAAATAA
- a CDS encoding NCS2 family permease has product MARLIALLDRYFQLSENQTDIVTELRAGVVTFFTASYIIFVQPAVLSQAGMDFGAVMTATCISSAIGCLIMGLWANYPIALAPGMGLNFYFTFTVVVGLGISWQVALGAIFISGVVLVLLTVTRVRESLINIIPGNLKSGIAAGIGLFITFIGFVQGGLVTANPATLVQLGDLKSLPALFSILGLILIGALLQKKVNGAILIGMLTLSVLAIPFGMAEFQGVFSTPPSLAPVWMKLDIPGALDLGILTVAAVFVFVDLFDTAGTLVGVGQQGGFLREGKLPRATRALLPDAVATTAGSLLGTSTVTCYIESAAGVAEGGRTGLTSVVTAMLFLLALLFSPIAQMIGGGVVVDEKTTLYPITAPVLIIVGCLMAGNLTQINWRQWDECLPAFLILVGMPLTYSIADGMALGFIAYPIIKVLSGKAKEVHWGMYMIAVLFIGRYWGL; this is encoded by the coding sequence ATGGCCCGTCTCATTGCCCTCCTCGATCGCTATTTCCAGCTGAGTGAAAATCAAACAGACATCGTGACGGAACTCAGGGCAGGGGTTGTCACTTTTTTCACCGCCTCCTACATCATTTTTGTGCAACCGGCGGTGTTGTCGCAAGCGGGCATGGATTTTGGGGCCGTCATGACAGCTACCTGCATTTCATCCGCCATTGGCTGTTTGATCATGGGGCTATGGGCCAATTACCCCATCGCTCTGGCGCCGGGGATGGGGCTCAATTTTTATTTCACCTTTACAGTGGTGGTGGGTCTTGGCATTTCCTGGCAGGTGGCGTTAGGGGCTATTTTCATTTCCGGCGTGGTTCTTGTCCTGCTCACCGTCACCAGGGTTCGCGAATCTCTCATCAATATCATCCCCGGCAATCTCAAAAGCGGGATTGCCGCGGGGATCGGTCTTTTCATCACCTTTATCGGCTTTGTCCAGGGAGGCCTTGTGACCGCCAATCCGGCTACTCTGGTGCAGTTGGGAGACCTTAAGAGCCTGCCAGCATTATTTTCGATTCTGGGTTTGATCCTCATCGGCGCCCTCCTGCAAAAAAAAGTCAATGGCGCCATACTGATCGGGATGCTGACTCTCAGTGTTCTTGCGATTCCCTTCGGCATGGCCGAGTTTCAGGGCGTTTTTTCCACCCCGCCCAGCTTGGCCCCTGTCTGGATGAAGCTGGATATTCCGGGGGCGCTGGACTTGGGAATATTGACCGTCGCAGCGGTTTTTGTGTTCGTCGATCTGTTCGATACTGCGGGAACCCTGGTGGGTGTGGGACAGCAAGGTGGGTTTTTAAGAGAGGGAAAATTGCCCAGGGCCACCCGGGCGTTGTTGCCCGATGCGGTGGCCACCACAGCCGGCTCCTTGCTCGGAACCTCCACGGTGACCTGTTATATTGAAAGCGCCGCAGGGGTGGCGGAAGGGGGGCGGACAGGGCTTACCAGCGTGGTCACGGCGATGCTTTTTCTGCTGGCGCTTTTGTTTTCTCCCATCGCGCAAATGATCGGAGGCGGGGTGGTTGTGGATGAAAAGACCACCCTCTATCCTATCACCGCACCTGTTTTGATTATTGTCGGATGCCTGATGGCCGGGAATCTGACCCAAATCAATTGGCGGCAATGGGATGAGTGCCTGCCCGCTTTTCTTATCCTTGTGGGAATGCCTCTGACCTACAGCATTGCCGATGGCATGGCGCTGGGGTTTATCGCTTATCCAATAATAAAAGTCTTGAGTGGCAAAGCTAAAGAGGTCCACTGGGGCATGTATATGATAGCCGTGCTTTTTATCGGGCGCTATTGGGGCTTATAA